From the genome of Nitratidesulfovibrio sp.:
TGGCGAGACCATGGACGTCATGGTCCCTGACGCCGAGCCGGATCTGCCGCCGCGCCGCTACCGCATCCTGCATGCCGACGATTCCGGCAGCGTGCGCCGTCTGGTGCGCAGCCTGATGGAGGCCAGCGGGCGGTTCGAGCTGTTGCAGGCCAACGACGGACAGGAAGCATGGGAAATGCTGGAAAGCCTGCGCCGCGAGGCGGAAGGCAAGGGCGTTCCCCTGTCCGATCTGGTGCAGGCCGTGGTTTCCGACATCGAGATGCCGCGCATGGACGGGCTGACCCTGTGCCGCCGGATCAAGGAAGACTCCGCGTTGCGTGCCCTGCCGGTGGCGCTGTTTTCGTCGCTGGTTTCGGAGCGGCTGGGGCACAAGGGCGAATCGGTGGGCGCGGATGCGCAGTTCGCCAAGCCCGATTTGCAGCTGCTCAGTCAGAAGGTGCTGGAACTGTTGGGCGAATCCGCCTGACGCGCCTTGCTCGACCCGCCGTGCCCCGCGTTACGCCGCGTGGCGCGTCTTGTCGCGCGCATGCACGGTGCCCGCATGACGGGTGCCGTCGCGTATCCTGCCCCGCCGTTTCGCGTGGTTCCCACGCCCTCCTGCGTGCCCCCTGATGCCCTGACGCGCCGTGTGCCGGGCGGCCCTGACGCGCCGTGTGTCGGGCGGCCCTGACGCGCCGTGTGTCGGGCGCGCACTCTCCGTATTTCCAGAAACGTGCGGGGCGCGACGTTCACATGGAACGGCGCGCCCCGATTTCGCCCGCGACGCACCGACTGCGCCACGGACCCCTGCGGCTGGAATGCGTCCAACGCATTCCCCCGTACCGGCTGGCCTTGTCCAACCGCCTTCCGGCACGGATCGGGCATCGACCGACATGCCCGGTGTCTGTTGCCATATACTTACCAAGAAGCGTGCCACTCGTGTTGCGATGGTGTTCTATTGTGAATGTCTTTTTATTCGGTAGTGTTGCGCGTTGTCCCAGCTGGGCGGTCAACCAGTGAAAGGTCGCGCGGGGCGTCCGTCCGCGATGGCGGACGCGCGCGAGTCGTAAAAATCCGCGATAGCGGACAGCGAGGGGCAGGGAGTCGTCCGCGATGGCGGACAAGGCGTCCGTTGCCGCGTGCCCGTTGTCGAGTGCCCTTGGCGAGGCACCTTGCGCGGGGTCAGCGGGGCGGTACGCCGTGCTTGCGCAGCAGATCGTACAGGTGCGAACGGGATAGCCCGGACAGGGCACAGGCAGCGCGGATGTCACCCCCGGCCCGGCGCATCAGTTCGTGCAGGTAGGTGGTGAACTGGGCATCGCGAAAATCGAAGAAGCGAGGCAGGCCACCGGCAAAGGGAGCGGTTGCGACGGAAGGCGTCCGCACGATTGCAGCCTGTGACCGATGGGGGGCGTCGCCCACCGGGGTGCCGTGGGGCGGCAGCCCCGCATGAGCTGCCAGGCCCAAGGGAATAGCGTCCGCGCCGATGCCGTGCCCTGCCCGCGATGGGCCGCCACCGCCGTTGCCGTCGGGCATGTCGCCGTGCTTCAGGCTGTCCGTGAACGCCGGGTGATTCGGGGGCACTGGCCGTTCCGGAGGAGGGGCATAGTGGGGCGAGGTGTAGATGGCATAGGGCGCGCGGGGTCCCCAGCCGGGCGAGACAGGCGATACGGGGGGGGCCTGCCCCGGCGTGACGGTCTGGCTGGCCAGGCCGCTGTCGCCTTCACGCACGGGAGACGGACCGTCCCCGGCCTGCACTTCCGTGGTGGGCCGCGTTGCTTCCGCGGGGTCGTTCGCGGGGCGGGGGCTGGCCGGTCCGTCAGTGTCCTGCGTTTCCCTGGCGGCATGCGGTGCAAGGGCGGCGCGCTCCCCGGCCCCGTACAGGCAGGATGGCCCGCCAAGGCCGCCGTAGCCGGCAGGGGCGGCGGCACCGTTGCGCGCGGCGGCGCGGGCCAGACAGATGCGCAGGTAGTCGGGCAGGTGGCGGGCGAACAACTTGGGTGCGTCCTGAGAGGCCAGCACCGCCCGTTCAAGGGTATGGATGAGTTCGCGCACGTTGCCCGGCCAGTGGTAGGCCAGCAGCGTTTCGTGAAAGTCGGGCGAGATGTCCTTTTCCGGCAGGGCAAAGCGCGCCCAGATGCGCGGCAGGTAATGCCCGGCCAGCGCGGTGACGTCCTCGCACCGTTCGCGCAGCGGCGGAATGTTCACCACCACCGTACGCATGCGGTACAACAGGTCGCTGCGAAAGGTGTTGCGCTCGGCCATGTCTTCCAGATCGCGGTTGGTTGCCGCGATAAGCCTGAAATCGCTGGTGATTTCCGTGCGCCCGCCCACCGGGCGAAAGCGGTGTTCCTGCAACACGCGCAGAAACATCTTCTGCATGGACAGGGGCAGTTCGCCCACCTCGTCCAGGAACAGGGTGCCCCTGTCTGCCTGCAACACCAGGCCGTCGCGGTTGGAATCGGCCCCGGTGAAGGCGCCCTTGCGATGGCCGAACAGGATGGACCCGGCCAGCGAAC
Proteins encoded in this window:
- a CDS encoding sigma-54 dependent transcriptional regulator gives rise to the protein MAHVLIIDADAAFAHLVAGIAEGLGHRASRALGLVEGRLLADDADVIFLAATLPDGNGVEAMPGLRALPGQPEIIVTAEGGDPDGAERAIRHGAWEWLRKPLPADRVVLPLLRALDYRARLPAQRPSSRLKHSIVGVSTAIRRCLDVVAEAAGSDAAALVTGETGVGKELFARAIHDNSPRAAAPFVAVDCASLPRSLAGSILFGHRKGAFTGADSNRDGLVLQADRGTLFLDEVGELPLSMQKMFLRVLQEHRFRPVGGRTEITSDFRLIAATNRDLEDMAERNTFRSDLLYRMRTVVVNIPPLRERCEDVTALAGHYLPRIWARFALPEKDISPDFHETLLAYHWPGNVRELIHTLERAVLASQDAPKLFARHLPDYLRICLARAAARNGAAAPAGYGGLGGPSCLYGAGERAALAPHAARETQDTDGPASPRPANDPAEATRPTTEVQAGDGPSPVREGDSGLASQTVTPGQAPPVSPVSPGWGPRAPYAIYTSPHYAPPPERPVPPNHPAFTDSLKHGDMPDGNGGGGPSRAGHGIGADAIPLGLAAHAGLPPHGTPVGDAPHRSQAAIVRTPSVATAPFAGGLPRFFDFRDAQFTTYLHELMRRAGGDIRAACALSGLSRSHLYDLLRKHGVPPR